A region from the Triticum aestivum cultivar Chinese Spring chromosome 3D, IWGSC CS RefSeq v2.1, whole genome shotgun sequence genome encodes:
- the LOC123074774 gene encoding dynein light chain LC6, flagellar outer arm, protein MLEGKATVEDTDMPAKMQLQATSAASRALDRFDVLDCRSIAAHIKKEFDTIYGPGWQCVVGCSFGCYFTHSKGSFIYFKLESLRFLVFKGMADEQPLPC, encoded by the exons ATGCTGGAAGGGAAGGCGACGGTGGAGGACACCGACATGCCGGCCAAGATGCAGCTGCAGGCCACCTCGGCGGCGTCCAGGGCGCTCGACCGCTTCGACGTCCTCGACTGCCGGAGCATCGCGGCGCACATCAAGAAG GAGTTCGACACGATCTATGGCCCGGGGTGGCAGTGCGTGGTGGGCTGCAGCTTCGGCTGCTACTTCACGCACAGCAAGGGGAGCTTCATATACTTCAAGCTCGAGTCGCTCAGGTTCCTCGTGTTCAAAGGCATGGCGGATGAGCAGCCACTGCCGTGCTGA
- the LOC123074775 gene encoding rop guanine nucleotide exchange factor 9 yields MAANGGSLERRGSMRRSGSKAKEEPAADHGAEEHASGPSDIEVIKEKFGKLLLGEDMSGSGKGVPSALALSNAVTNLAAAVFGEQRKLEPMAPDRKARWKKEVGWLLSVADQIVEFVAKKQVLDNGVEMEVMGTQQRRDLQSNIPALRKIDAMLLDYLDAFKDRTDFWYVKRDSCSDAEKEESTEKWWIPIVKVPPNGLAPASRAWIQHQKELVNQVLKAAMAINANCLMEMAIPESYLESLPKNGRASLGDALYRIITDVEFDPDDFLSTVDLTSEHKILDLKDRIEASVIIWNRKVHNKDGKSSWGSAVSQEKREQFEERAQTLLLIIKHRFPGIPQSTLDIAKIQENRDVGFALLESYSRVLESLAFNVMSRIEDVIVADNVAREKAKKDAPAGSSLEAPPQVPDGADSMTLLDFMGWNGDSEGRPDDQSPSAVDPAQDDGRLMKLPNIMTNLFMKTTQ; encoded by the exons ATGGCGGCCAACGGCGGGTCGCTGGAGCGGCGGGGCTCCATGCGGCGGTCGGGGAGCAAGGCGAAGGAGGAGCCGGCGGCCGACCATGGCGCCGAGGAGCACGCCTCGGGACCTTCCG ACATTGAAGTGATCAAGGAGAAGTTCGGCAAGCTGCTGCTCGGGGAGGACATGTCGGGGTCCGGCAAAGGCGTGCCGTCCGCGCTAGCCCTGTCCAACGCCGTCACTAATCTTGCAG CTGCTGTGTTCGGCGAGCAACGCAAGTTGGAGCCCATGGCCCCCGACAGAAAGGCGAGGTGGAAGAAAGAAGTGGGCTGGCTCCTGTCCGTGGCAGATCAGATCGTGGAGTTCGTCGCCAAGAAACAAGTCCTGGACAACGGCGTCGAAATGGAG GTGATGGGCACGCAGCAGCGAAGGGATCTGCAGTCCAACATACCGGCGTTGCGCAAGATCGACGCCATGCTTCTC GATTACCTGGACGCCTTCAAGGACCGCACCGACTTTTGGTACGTAAAGCGCGACTCGTGCTCGGACGCCGAGAAAGAGGAGTCTACAGAGAAGTGGTGGATACCCATCGTGAAGGTCCCTCCCAACGGGCTGGCCCCGGCGTCCAGAGCCTGGATCCAGCACCAGAAGGAGCTGGTGAACCAGGTGCTCAAGGCGGCCATGGCCATCAACGCCAACTGCCTCATGGAGATGGCCATCCCAGAGTCCTACCTAGAGTCGCTGCCCAAG AACGGGCGGGCGAGCCTCGGGGACGCGCTGTACCGGATCATCACGGACGTGGAGTTCGACCCGGACGACTTCCTGTCGACGGTGGACCTGACGTCGGAGCACAAGATCCTGGACCTCAAGGACCGCATCGAGGCGTCGGTCATCATCTGGAACAGGAAGGTGCACAACAAGGACGGCAAGTCCTCGTGGGGCTCCGCCGTCAGCCAGGAGAAGCGTGAGCAGTTCGAGGAGCGGGCGCAGACGCTGCTGCTCATCATCAAGCACAGGTTCCCCGGCATCCCCCAGTCCACCCTCGACATCGCAAAGATACAAGAAAACAGG GACGTGGGATTTGCTCTCCTGGAGAGCTACTCCAGGGTCCTCGAGAGCCTCGCCTTCAACGTCATGTCCAGGATAGAGGACGTGATCGTCGCCGACAACGTGGCCAGGGAGAAGGCCAAGAAGGACGCGCCGGCCGGCTCGAGCTTGGAGGCGCCCCCCCAGGTCCCCGACGGGGCAGACAGCATGACGCTGCTCGACTTCATGGGCTGGAACGGCGACTCGGAGGGGAGGCCCGACGACCAGTCCCCGTCGGCGGTGGACCCGGCGCAGGACGACGGGAGGCTCATGAAGCTGCCCAACATCATGACCAACCTTTTTATGAAAACGACACAGTGA